The Hevea brasiliensis isolate MT/VB/25A 57/8 chromosome 9, ASM3005281v1, whole genome shotgun sequence nucleotide sequence TTCTAGAGGGTAATTGCTTCAGTGTGGTGGCTTAAACACTGGTAATAGCAAGTTTTGTTTTATGTAAGTGGTATACAAATTATTATGGTATATTGATTGGGGATTACTCAAGGAATAACAATTTTTTGTGCGTCTTATTGATTTTCATATAGTGAAAAGAGTTTGTTGCTATCTATGGATGTAGGCAATAATTTGGGCTAATCACAAAAAAAATTTTATGTTTCTCTTATTTTTTCTTGTGATATTTAGGCAAAAGGCTTTTTTTAGTCCTTTAACTATTAATCGATAGTAAAAAAAAGGCCTTAAACTTTTTTTTGAGTCCTTAACTAttaaaatagatcaaataaactttatatcatttaattttaattcaattaagtcCAATTTAGTCATGTGTAGTCCTGTGActcttaattgaccattaaaagaccataaaaattaatataatattattttaaaatcttttattcatttaaaattttaaaataaaattaataaaagtaattttaattaattagatttgccTTTCATTAGGAATATAAGACTTTCATCCCTAATAATGATATCTTTCTACCTTAAAGAAAATGGGATTTGAAGCCTATGTGAATCTTCTAATATGTAGTCAGAAGAGTTATCATTGAGCAAGCATGGATCCTAACATCCAATTTTTGCTTTTCCCATTTGAATCTCTTCTTGTAGCCTTCGATAGACACAGACAAAACCACCACTATTCAAACCACCACTATTCAAAAACCCAGTACAAAGAAGTAGCTATTGAAATTTGCAAGATTAGTGGCTTTGATTTATGGACTATATTGAGAGTTGAAAAGTGGTGGTTAGGTTTTGTTTCGTCAATTCGAATATTTTGTTTaggaaaaaagaaattaaatattttttaatttttaaaatataaaattaatatttaattcattAACTATTAACTTTACTATTTTTTTAACAGTGTTGGTTAATACCGTTAATTTTGTATTTATTTGCCTTATTATAATACTTGAGGGGCTTATTTGGACCAAAAAAGTTTAAAGACTTTTTTGACTACCGAGTAATAGTTAAAAGGTGAAAATGAGCCTTTTGTTGTAATATTTATTATGGGATTTACCAAAATTCCCAACAATATTATCCGTAACTTTTGATATGTAAAATTGGTGGATTAAAAATAATGGTAAACTATAATTCAGTTCCAAAGGTCTGGTTAAATTTACAAGTTAGTCATTCTTATATTAAAATCAAGCAAAAAAAATCTACAAGTTAGTTTCTGCTGTTAGAATTTCAGTTAAGTTATTGTTAATTATagcgaaaatgaccaaaatgcacttaaaatctgaaaataatttagtctctgaggttttattttattaataatttagaccttatatttttaaaatgtggTTCTtactaaattataattattaaaaatatgaattaattactttGAGGTGCTtgaaattttggttaattacaaaatcattcatatattttataaattgatccttaaatattacaaatatttttaaatgagcccttataattttgtaaaattctatttatgtcaatattattttaatatatatatatgtatatatatcaatttataatattttcttatattatattttattgttatatataaaaaaagcaaaataaaataTGAGTATGGACtcaaattgttaataaaataaaatttcaagaacTAAATTGTTTTcgtaataaaaataaagtgaaatGCATATTGGTCATTTTTGCTAAATTTGATCGGAAATTAATAGTGATTCCAATGATAAGCATTAGCTTGTAAGTTTATTAAAATGTTAAGACTAAATTACTTGATTTTAAAAGCATAATGACTAAATTATAGATTTAACCGAATCTCTCGAGAAATAAATTGttagtaaaataaaatttctaaattattttcatattGAACCTAGAGTTAAAAgcattttgataattttttttaaattaacaataatttaattagaattcTAACAATAAGGCTAAATTATAGACTTATCATAATTTCAAGAACTTATTATTATGGTTTGAGAGGGATTTAGGAATAGAAtcaatattttctttttcttttaatttcaattctcaaatcattgcaatcaattcaaaacaagaaaaaaaaaagcaatatatttaaaaataaaaaaatacaacatttttattttgtaattagattattcttaataaaaatattacatttttttttagaaATGAACAGCACATGTTAACTAATATACATATAATAACATGTATACCTAACTTGATTAATTCAATTAATAAGAATgaaaattactttttttattaattaatatttaattttattatgaagtactctaaaattatttattttaattacacctttaaaattatttaaaaaattcaatttttatatatataaattaatttgagaatATTTTCACCATGCATATTAAAAAAAGAACATGCATTATAATTTATTAGAGGCTTCAATACATCACACATAATCCCACTTGCTTCCATCACTACAATTAAATATTTGGAATGCCAACCACATGCCAATATTAAATGTTTATAAATGATTACTTATTGGATTTTAGTTTCAATCTTCATAGCAGAGAAATAGACTattgaaaataaaagaattagCCTTTTGATTTGACATCTATTTATTTAATATCAAATATAATGCATATTAAaaagagatatatatatatatatatatatatatatatatatatatatatatactttaatttttatattttaataaaattaattatttatttttttattttaaaaatatattatttaattcttatttttaattgtgaattatttagtttattttattaattttttaattaaattaggtaaaagagaaataataattatatataaaaattaaatagaagataaatttaaaattataaattaaataattatattatttaaattacaagaatttaatactttaaaatatCAGGAAAGATTAAATAActcgaaaaaaaaaagaaaataaataatatattttttaagataaaaaatttattgattaattttattaaaataaaaattaaataataattatacttttaaaaaatttaaacagTCAAAATCAGTAGCTTTGGCAGCCACAGTTTCCATTGTTTTCTTGCACTCAAAAGCCACGTTGTTGTGAATCACAAAAACTCTCTTTTCcaacatatatatatttttttagtaatGACTAATGAGTAGTCACTGAGAGCAAGTGTTCTCTGTTTTCCACCTTCACTGATGCTACCTTCCATCTGCAATGGCCACCACCCATCCCCaccgccacctccacctccacctcccctCTTCTTACCCACTTCCACCATATTTACCATACTACCCTTCTCTTCTCTCCTCCCCCACCAAACCTAGGCAAGTCTCTCTGTTTCTCTTTCTGTCTCTTGTCTCTATATTTGAACACACACACACAATGATACACTATCTCTGTCTTCTCTATAAAGGTTTGTGGTTCCTGTTTCAGGTCTTGCAAGATCCTCTGTTGCCTATCAATAAAGCATTCGAATGACAGCCAAATTTCCACCAGCAACACCCACAACCACAAGCAACAAACCAGCAATCTCCGGGTGGTGTTCGCGGCTGGTGAGACTGGTGGACATATAATACCTGCTGTGGCCATAGCTGATGAGCTCAAAATCGCAAACCCCAACACCGAATTCCTCTTTATAGGAACCCCAAACAGCATGGAAAGCGCTTCCATCCCTTCCGCCGGATATCCCTTCTCTTCCATCCCACCTGTAAGGTTGTATCGCCCACTCTTCTCCCCTCGAAATCTTTCCCTTCCCTTCCATTTGATTCAATCAACGATCCATAGCTTCAAGCTTCTTCGAGATTTCAATCCTCATATTGTTGTAGGCACGGGGGGCTATGTTTCTTTCCCTACTTGCCTTGCTGCTTTGTTTAGAGGACTCAAGGTTGTGATCCAAGAACAGAATTCTGTTCCGGGCATTGCCAACTATCTGCTTTCCTTTTTGGCTGAGGTTGTTTTTGTGGCTTATAATTCCACTGTTGAGTGTTTTCCCAGGAAGCATAAGTGTATGGTCTGTGGGAATCCTGTAAGATTATCGTTGAGGCAATTTGTCTCAAAGGCAGTGGCTAGGAAGGAATTCTTTCCGAGGGCTGGAGGGAAGGAAGAGGCTAAGGTTATTTTGGTGCTTGGAGGGTCTTTTGGGGCCAATACTATTAATATTGCATTGTTGAACTTGTACAGCCAAATGTTGCTTGAACATAAGAATTGGTTTATTATATGGCAAACGGGGGTTGAGGCTTATAATGAAATGGAAAGCCTTGTTAGGATCCATCCACATTTATTTTTGACACCGTAAGTTCTGCTTCTTCTGTTGATACATGGattttatgcttttttttttccttattgctGTAGAATATATAGCCTCTTGCTCAAAGTTGACCTCTGGAGGAGTAAGAGGGGAAATGCAAGGAAATCCTTTTACAAGTTAGATATAGTGACATTGTTCTCAAGCAACGGCAAAGCCAAATTTATCATAGGATTAGACTTTCTTTATCTCTGCATTTTATTCTTTGAATGAGAGCCAAAATCAAACTTGTTTATTCCTGCAATGAGAAAGAAAAGTGTGACTTAGTTACTAAGCCGATTCAACAATAACAGAGATTATGAAATCATAGTTGCCTTTTGATATGTATTCTATGAATCTAGCTCATAAGCTAGGAGCCCACAGAGAATTCAAAAAATTTGTCAAAATTTGGTCCTCCAGCCTTTTGGATGAACATTATAAGAATGTCTGCGACCCTAGTTGCACAATTGCATTTTAACATTATAGTTTTTTCCTACACATCCTATTAGATTGGAATATAGTTTATCTTAGTTGATCTATATCTTGTATTCATTTTCTGTGCAGTTGGAAATTCCCTCTGATAATTGTAGTTTCATTGCTTTGAACAGATGAGCTTAGTACCCTTTCCTTTTTGTTCCGTGATTTGTAAGTACACATTTTTGTTCTTCTTGAATTTGATGTACTTTTGAAATTATATTCCAGGTTCTTGCATTCAATGGATTTGGCGTATGCTGCTGCAGACCTTGTTGTCTCTAGGGCAGGTGCAATGACATGCTCTGAGATCTTAGCTACTGGGAAACCCGCTATTCTGGTAAATCAGAAAAGATTCTTCTCTTTTCTATCTTGATCGAGTCTTCATTGACATATGCCTTGATTTTCTATCATTCTGACCAGTGTAATAATTAGAATCATGTTTGTGATATTGATTTCTACTAAACTAGATGAAGCGGAATGGTCTCTCTGTTTTGGAAATGCACATAATCACATACTTGATTGTTATATTCAAAAAGTAATGAAAAATTACTTGATTGTTCATTTTTCTACAATATTGGTGTAAAGCTTGAGATAAATGACTGTGCAACATAATCAATACTCGATTGCTATGTTTTATTGCATTATATTAGTTAAACGAGAACACTTTATGTCAAACTCAGGGTTATAATGCAGAATATATGGATGTAACCTGCAAATCTTGTTGCTTTGCATTTTTTATTAACTTGGAAACTAATTACACATTGCAAGTGCAAGCAATTCAACAATTTCCTTTCATGGACATTGCATTTGGCCATTTGTGAGAAAGCAGAAACTGAAGAAAGATGTGATTTAGGGTTAATCATCTTCTGTTGAAGTTTATAACCTGCTGCTTTTATCACAGTCACTGTGTTCAATTTCAATACACTTCTAATGTGATTAGATGAGGTAAATTCAAAGCCGATTGATAGAGTTCTATATTTTGTGTTTTAAGCATTCCAAAAGCAGAAGAGCATTCAGTTAACTCCGTAGAGCTCACAACTGTGGAATGTTTCGTGCATTGGGTCAaccttttatatatatagagagagagaaattCACTGCTAACACAGTGTTTGATGTTTATTTGAAGAACCCACTTGTACAATATTTGCATTATGTAATTTGAACAGTCCATGTCACATAATTGCAAAGTAAGGCAAATAAATATTTCACAGAAATCCTAAATGATTGGTTGAAAGGTGTTTATTTATGGTTAGTTATGCAAATTGTATATGTTCATGTATTAATTTGTATCTAAAGATATTATAGCCATGTGTATCTTATGTGTAAGACCATAACAAGCTTCACCATAAAATTGTGGACACTGTTGGATTATGTTGTTAGAGCATCAAACTAGTGCCATCACCAGCATAAGTTTGACCATTTAGGCTCTTTTATATCAGTACATATGCAACTAGGAATACCCATTGacattggttttcaccatggatgCTGAGATGTTCTAAAATGCATCAAGGCTGCTCATTTCATTTGTGTGCACTTTGATGTTTGCATCATTTGAAATCCATGTGACTTTTATATGATCCATCTATCCATTCAGCTTTACTTTGCCCAAATTGTCTACAATTAGGATGTTTGTATTGCTTGGATCTATTTTGCAGATACCATCACCAAATCTAGAGGAAGGACATCAACTAAGAAATGCTTCTCTGATGGCGGACGTAGCAGGTTCAAGGGTTATAACTGAAGATGAGCTAGATTCTACTACGTTGGGAACCACAATTGACGAGATTATAGGTAAGTTAAATGTGTGGCTTATTTTGATGCTGCACTAACAGCCTGTTTATGAAGGAGAGAGAGAGGGGAAAGAAAGGGGGTGGAGGATTGCATTTTGCCTTATTTGGGAGAGCTGGAGAATATGGGGAAAAGAATTTTTGAACATTGAAAAAAAAACCTGTGCCCACAAAAGTTATTCTTCCCATTTTGGGGAGAAATGGGAGAGAAAGTGAACATTTAAATGAATATTTTACTTGCAATGAGTTCTTTGCGCTTGAATATGAGAGTTCCCTCTCATACATGGTTCTTCAGAAATTTTTTTAACTGgatgaaaaatataattttttttattcagaTATAAATACAGATATGTTAACAAGAGATGAAAATTGGGATATTTTGACCATTGGTAAATGATAAAGTTAGCTTGCGcagaattttattttgaatataaaaaaatcaaaatcagtaAATTGTGAAGTAACTTGAATAGGCTACAATTGTAAAAGTGTGCAAAGTTCATCATTTTTTTAGACCATGAGCCCAATAACATTAGTAAtctgtatgcatgagatgtgatgtgttaatcatttttgcaaacatATGAGATGTCAATGAATCCAAAGGTATATATACATGTTATGTAATGATATGGTATTGGTATCTTTTAACTTCCTAAAACACTGGAAAGGTTCTTTCTGTTAGTTTACCTGCAGTAGTTGAGCTGTGTAACAAGGAGCTCCATAGGTATTCTAGAACGACTGTCATATTTGTTAGCATTCAATTGAGTGCAGATTGCCGAAATTTCTGATTGGCTTGACAGCATCAGTTGGTGCAGACGTGTTTTCTGGAAATTTATGTAATTGGGTCTTCACACTGTCAATTTCAATTTGTAGCTTTCATTTCCTtagttttttaataattttttgcaTTCCATTATAAGGCTAGATATAGTTTAGTAAATTTACTCTTGAATTATTTCATTTTTGTGTCTGAAAAATAATCATATGGTTACTATAGCAGGAGATGAGGCTGTAATGGCAGACATGTCAGAAAGGGCTCTGAAAGCTGCAAAGCCTGATGCCTCTGCAGAAATCGCACGGCACATTCTTTCCCTGGTCGAGGCATCAACTAAGAAGAAGTAGCAATAAGTTTGCTTGatgaatgaaattaaatattttctaCTTGATAAATTACACTTGCTATAAAGCTTTATGGTACAAGAATGTTCTCTATTTTGGCTGTCGCATTTTTCACCGGAATTAAATTTCTATCAAAAGCTAAGAATGCATAATCCTCTTAGCAATTGTTATGGTTAGAATCATGGTATAATTTTAGAGTGGATGCTTCTATATGCAGTGATCTCATTTAGGGTAGTTATAGGGATATGTTCTGTTTCTTTCCTTTGTGCAATGAAGTGACTCATTGGTGCTTGTGATCATTTGATATGCATAGTTAAAGATTTAATTTGCTGAAGTGCTTCATTTTTCTACAACGTTGTTAAAATGTGATAGCGTTGAGCAAGTTAAATGATAAGTTGGTCCTATGCAGAAACCACCttatttcttaaattatttaGGCCTTTCTCGTTAATCCAAGTTAGATTCAATATAAATCTTGAGGTCTCTAAGTCTCCCTAAAAAATTGCAGAAAGTCGTGGTTCTATAACGGTGTTTGGTTTGACTTAAAAGTGGAAAATTATAAGTAGGTTACTGTTTAATTTATCTTACaagttaaaaaaattgaaaactatttaaaataaataaattgtaagtaagatattatttatttattttaaaattattatttaatcaaataaaagatatattatcctaataatttATATCTTCATTTTAATAATTACAATAcccaattatatatttttaaaatttatttttaaatttattttaacaaaataattaaattactcttcattttaataattacaatacccaattatatattcttttaaattatttttaaattcattttaacaaaatcattaaATTACTGAAaatgaattttttaaataattttactaaacaattaattagtttttttatcaatttataaattaaaaaataaattttaagtaaaaaattaaaaataaatattcaaaCCAAACATATATAGTGTTTGTGTCTTGTTTGGTTTTGGTTCTTGCTAAAACTTAGAAATGAATTAAACGGtaactaaatttaaatttttatttttatttttattatttatttatttatttttgttcagTTGTTGAAaatgtttttataaaatttatgctaTGGTGAGTTGAACCTGAAACACCATTTTAGTTTTAAAATTAGAAGTGATTTGAAACATACCaagagtttatatatatatatatatagatgaaattagtataaaatatattaaaattattaatattaatataaaatagttgataactattaattaaaatttcaacttaaattcataaaaattgaatttggatACTAATATTTACttatattattaaagaaaatGAGAGATGCTTTTTCCacataattcataatttatttttgtataaattaattataataaaatcaattgtatatatatagttATTAACTAtggatatattatataatataatttcccTTCAGGATTTCTATAATTAAAACCATCTCTACAGAAGTAGATTGATTATTTCTATCTCTATATACTCATTAAATTAGcccaaaattcaaatttaatttgccTTCTCTGCTAATTTAGATTGATTATCATCCTGTTGTATGAAagaaagggagaaaaaaaaatcTGCATGACAATTGTGCTAAAATATTCATTTGGCCTTAttgattttatatttatttttacaaattCTTAATTGGATTAGCATAGTCTGaatgtataaaatatatatatatatagcccaTAAAATAAGTAAGTGATTGTTAAAATTTAATGGGTTGAGCCCAAGTATTGTTTTGAATTTTAAGTGTGATCTACTCCTATTTGGATTAGGAAAATCCTAGTTCATCTctgtataaataaatatataggtTATATTCTCTCTCTAGTCTATTGTATTTAGAgatttaaaattact carries:
- the LOC110632514 gene encoding uncharacterized protein LOC110632514 isoform X2, whose product is MATTHPHRHLHLHLPSSYPLPPYLPYYPSLLSSPTKPRSCKILCCLSIKHSNDSQISTSNTHNHKQQTSNLRVVFAAGETGGHIIPAVAIADELKIANPNTEFLFIGTPNSMESASIPSAGYPFSSIPPVRLYRPLFSPRNLSLPFHLIQSTIHSFKLLRDFNPHIVVGTGGYVSFPTCLAALFRGLKVVIQEQNSVPGIANYLLSFLAEVVFVAYNSTVECFPRKHKCMVCGNPVRLSLRQFVSKAVARKEFFPRAGGKEEAKVILVLGGSFGANTINIALLNLYSQMLLEHKNWFIIWQTGVEAYNEMESLVRIHPHLFLTPFLHSMDLAYAAADLVVSRAGAMTCSEILATGKPAILIPSPNLEEGHQLRNASLMADVAGSRVITEDELDSTTLGTTIDEIIGDEAVMADMSERALKAAKPDASAEIARHILSLVEASTKKK
- the LOC110632514 gene encoding uncharacterized protein LOC110632514 isoform X1, with the protein product MATTHPHRHLHLHLPSSYPLPPYLPYYPSLLSSPTKPRSCKILCCLSIKHSNDSQISTSNTHNHKQQTSNLRVVFAAGETGGHIIPAVAIADELKIANPNTEFLFIGTPNSMESASIPSAGYPFSSIPPVRLYRPLFSPRNLSLPFHLIQSTIHSFKLLRDFNPHIVVGTGGYVSFPTCLAALFRGLKVVIQEQNSVPGIANYLLSFLAEVVFVAYNSTVECFPRKHKCMVCGNPVRLSLRQFVSKAVARKEFFPRAGGKEEAKVILVLGGSFGANTINIALLNLYSQMLLEHKNWFIIWQTGVEAYNEMESLVRIHPHLFLTPFLHSMDLAYAAADLVVSRAGAMTCSEILATGKPAILIPSPNLEEGHQLRNASLMADVAGSRVITEDELDSTTLGTTIDEIIAGDEAVMADMSERALKAAKPDASAEIARHILSLVEASTKKK